CGTGTATTCGGGTATGCGTGTTTAAAGTAGAACTTCTATTAAATGCTTTGCCACACTGGTTACATTTATGAGGTTTTTCCTAAGcggaaaggagaaaaagcagagaaGTTATTTTGCTATTCAGTGGAGTCTTAAAAACTCAAAAACACTGTAATGCTCTCCCTCATGCTTTTAAGCAGAACAAAGGCAAACAATACCTGGCATTTCCCCCTCTTCCAGACGGCACATTTTAAACAAACCTTACGCTACAGAGTAAGAGTTTAtcggccatttaaaaaaaagaaaccgtTCGGAAATAAACCAGGTGAAACTGAGACAGCCGAACACACCTGGGTGTGAATGATCTTGTGCCTGCACAGGGTGCTGGCTTGCCGGAAGCCCTTTCCACAAACTTTGCAAACGAAGGGTCTGGCTCCTGTGTGCACCGGCATGTGACGGGTTAAGTTATAGTGCGCGTTAAAGACCTTAAACACAAGTACAACAGGTTAGCTCAACAAGCACTTGGAGATCAaaccaggcagagggaggggagggaggtgataACGTTATAACAAGTGTatacaaataattacaaaataaaatcaaacgtggaaagaatgaagggagggagggagggaggaaggaagggagggaggaagggaggaagggaggaaggaaggaagggaggaagggaggaaggaagggagggaggaaggaaagaaggcaggaaggaaggcaggaaggaaggaaggcaggccaccccccaccccttacACAGTACTTGCCTTTCCACACACTTCGCAAGTGAAAACTTTGGGCTTGGTATGAGGAGAGCCTCGGCTGAAGTCAGAGGTTTTGAACGCTATTTTTTCCGACAGGAGCTGGGCGCTTTCTTTCATGTAATGCTGCAGCTGAGCCTGGGACAAGTCTTTGAAAGCTACTCCCGAGGGGTACTTCTCCACCGCCGGGACCACCAGTTTATTCCTTTCGGCTAAATACGTTTTTGGCTGCGGGTGCAAAGGGGAACTGAGGAAGTAGGAGGCCACCGGGTGGATGTTAACGCCGGCCGCCGGGTGGCACGGGCCGTCACCTCGATTCAGGTAGCACAGGGCTCCCATGGCGTGGAAGGAAGAATGGTTGACCACCCGCGGCCTTACCAGCTTGTACTGCTGCAGCGGGAGCGCGTCGCGGGCCAGGTCGCCCTTGAGACTCAGCGCGCAGTTGAGCAGGTCGCTGCAGCTGAACGCGGGCGCCGCGGGCGCTACAGCAGGCGCAGCCGGAGCCTCCAGACTCGCCTTCCGCGGTTCCGAGCCCGTCATTCCCGCCTTGGGGCTCGTGTCGTACGCCACGGGCACGAAGGGGATCATGCAGGGGATCGACGAGTTAAGATGCAGAGAGTGCTTGGGGTCCCCCTTGGGCACGGCTCCCTGCAGGAAGTGGGGGACGGGCAGGGCTTTGGGCTCGGGGGTGCGTGCCATGATTCTTTCGATGGAGAAAGCCAAGGGTTTGGAGGTGTTCATCACGCTGCCCCGGGCCGGAGCGGTCGCTAACATTTTGGCAGTCGCGTCGTGGCAGCTACTGTCCATGTCTGAGTCTCCAGCGTCCGTCAGCCGGGGCCGGGCTGCGCCGTCGTTGCCTTGTTCCCTGCTTGTCACAGACCTGCGGAGAGGGGGACGGGCACCATCACCACCggcagcctcctcctcctcctccccagcatcACCAGCCGAACCTGCCTGCCCAGCCCAATGGACTCCTGCCAGCCCATCGCAGAGTTCTTGGCGCACCAATGACTCGGGGAC
This genomic window from Eubalaena glacialis isolate mEubGla1 chromosome 8, mEubGla1.1.hap2.+ XY, whole genome shotgun sequence contains:
- the FEZF1 gene encoding fez family zinc finger protein 1, whose amino-acid sequence is MDSSCHDATAKMLATAPARGSVMNTSKPLAFSIERIMARTPEPKALPVPHFLQGAVPKGDPKHSLHLNSSIPCMIPFVPVAYDTSPKAGMTGSEPRKASLEAPAAPAVAPAAPAFSCSDLLNCALSLKGDLARDALPLQQYKLVRPRVVNHSSFHAMGALCYLNRGDGPCHPAAGVNIHPVASYFLSSPLHPQPKTYLAERNKLVVPAVEKYPSGVAFKDLSQAQLQHYMKESAQLLSEKIAFKTSDFSRGSPHTKPKVFTCEVCGKVFNAHYNLTRHMPVHTGARPFVCKVCGKGFRQASTLCRHKIIHTQEKPHKCNQCGKAFNRSSTLNTHTRIHAGYKPFVCEFCGKGFHQKGNYKNHKLTHSGEKQFKCNICNKAFHQIYNLTFHMHTHNDKKPFTCPTCGKGFCRNFDLKKHVRKLHDSGLGLPRTSAGEPGADPSPPLQQPSPAPLPHPGPLQPGFPPGHQ